Proteins co-encoded in one Argonema galeatum A003/A1 genomic window:
- a CDS encoding low specificity L-threonine aldolase encodes MMNFSSDNVTGVAPEIIAALVAANDGAAISYGNDEYTQRLEIKFSELFETEVRVFPVATGSAANSLALSVMTPPFGAIYCHAESHINLDECGAPEFYTGGAKLVTLPGSHGKISADGLAAALKKAGAGVVHHVQPAAVSITQATEAGTVYKPDEIQRIAGVTRAHNLSLHMDGARFANAVVSLGCKPADITWRAGVDVLSFGATKNGAMAAEAVVFFKRELAETFAFRRKRSGHLFSKMRFLSAQLEAYITEDLWLKNAAHANLMAAKLSAGLTSVPGVKLCHPVEINEIFIHLPEAVIQKLLAEGFQFYRWDGEDSTTLRLVTAFNTKEEDVNALIKVAASDSASAVTITVI; translated from the coding sequence ATGATGAACTTCAGTAGCGATAACGTAACCGGCGTCGCACCGGAAATCATAGCAGCATTAGTTGCCGCCAATGACGGCGCAGCCATATCTTATGGCAATGATGAATACACCCAACGACTAGAAATCAAATTTTCGGAATTATTCGAGACTGAGGTTAGAGTTTTTCCAGTAGCAACAGGTTCTGCTGCTAACTCCCTTGCCTTATCAGTTATGACACCACCTTTTGGTGCCATTTACTGCCATGCCGAATCTCATATTAACCTCGATGAATGCGGCGCACCAGAATTTTACACAGGTGGTGCAAAACTGGTAACATTACCTGGTTCTCACGGCAAAATTTCTGCCGATGGCTTGGCAGCAGCACTTAAAAAAGCAGGTGCTGGCGTTGTGCATCACGTACAACCAGCCGCAGTTAGCATCACTCAAGCAACTGAAGCTGGAACAGTCTATAAACCTGATGAAATTCAGCGAATTGCTGGTGTTACTCGCGCACATAATCTCAGCTTACACATGGATGGTGCCAGATTTGCCAATGCTGTAGTCAGTTTGGGTTGCAAACCCGCAGATATCACCTGGCGTGCTGGTGTCGATGTTCTGTCCTTTGGCGCTACCAAAAATGGTGCTATGGCAGCTGAAGCTGTTGTATTTTTTAAACGCGAATTGGCAGAAACGTTCGCGTTTCGCCGCAAGCGTAGCGGGCATTTGTTCTCAAAGATGCGTTTTTTATCAGCGCAACTAGAAGCTTATATTACAGAGGATTTGTGGCTGAAAAATGCTGCTCATGCTAACCTAATGGCGGCGAAGCTATCAGCAGGACTTACTTCGGTGCCAGGAGTAAAGCTTTGTCATCCTGTAGAAATAAATGAAATTTTTATTCACCTGCCGGAAGCAGTCATTCAAAAACTTTTGGCTGAAGGCTTCCAATTTTACCGTTGGGATGGAGAAGATTCGACAACTTTGCGTTTGGTGACGGCTTTTAACACGAAGGAGGAGGATGTCAATGCTTTGATAAAAGTGGCAGCTTCCGATTCAGCGTCAGCTGTTACGATTACAGTAATTTAA
- a CDS encoding SDR family oxidoreductase: MPETKKIAVVTGANRGLGFETCRKLAQQGIQVILASRDEQKGKIAAEKLQAEGLDVKFSPLDVTRVDSIEHLAQLIRNEFGKLDILVNNAGVLLDPPGEVEGSIFNAKIITLRETMETNVYGPLLLSQALIPLMKEHNYGRVVNVSSGIGQLSGMDEMSSTYPGYRISKTGLNVVTRMLANELKGTNILVNSVCPGWVKTDMGGPNALRTIDEGVDTIVWLATLADDGPTNGFFRDRQPIDW; the protein is encoded by the coding sequence ATGCCCGAAACAAAAAAAATAGCTGTTGTCACTGGTGCCAATCGCGGACTGGGGTTTGAAACTTGTCGTAAACTAGCACAACAAGGAATTCAGGTTATTCTCGCCAGTCGCGACGAACAAAAAGGGAAAATTGCAGCTGAAAAATTGCAGGCTGAAGGATTAGATGTTAAATTTTCTCCGCTTGATGTGACGAGGGTGGATAGCATTGAGCATCTTGCCCAGTTGATTCGCAATGAATTCGGAAAATTAGATATTCTGGTCAACAACGCCGGAGTATTACTAGATCCTCCAGGAGAAGTAGAAGGAAGTATATTCAACGCCAAGATTATTACTTTGCGCGAAACAATGGAAACGAATGTATACGGGCCTTTGCTGCTTTCTCAGGCGTTGATACCCCTGATGAAAGAACATAACTACGGGCGAGTTGTGAACGTATCTTCTGGCATAGGCCAATTGTCTGGAATGGATGAAATGAGTAGCACTTACCCCGGATATCGGATTTCCAAAACCGGTCTGAACGTGGTAACGCGGATGCTTGCTAACGAGTTGAAAGGCACAAATATTTTGGTTAATTCAGTTTGCCCTGGTTGGGTGAAAACTGATATGGGCGGCCCAAATGCTCTACGGACAATAGACGAAGGGGTTGATACAATTGTGTGGTTGGCAACTCTGGCTGACGATGGCCCCACAAACGGATTTTTCCGCGATCGCCAACCGATTGACTGGTAA